A stretch of DNA from Malus sylvestris chromosome 9, drMalSylv7.2, whole genome shotgun sequence:
GTCTCAAAGTTAATTACAATGTATAATAATTCTGAAAATGAACGTACTATAGAAGACATTTTGAATACATCTTAGAGACAATTTGTTTACATAAGACCTGTTTTGACTTAGAATCTATCATCTTCTTGCTATACCCAAATGCACTTGAATGGATACATCACATCATGTTATATGATATATAGGAGGCCTTTAAAGGGAACGGctctccatttttttcaaagatAGGAATTAGTTGTGGAGTCTACACCTCATCAAATTTCAACTATCCGAAtcgtttatttttcaagtttcaccttttagattatttttgcaaaatattagccaaattgaaaatatttgagacatctaattaagttcaaagaaattaactaACATTTTgttctataagaaacaatgaatttcattgtgataattaaataggtcggtttcaaattgaattgaattgaattttttgcaagaattctctatgaatcgagacttacaaaacaGACGGTTCGGATTGTTAAAATTGGATGTAGAGTGGGTCCCATAATTAATCCTAATTTTTTGAAAAGAGTGAAAATCTCTTACCTTAAAGGGCCTGACGATATATATATCATTTACGTAAAACATATATAGTTCTTTCGATACAAAGGTAAACATATgtatagtgttttttttttttttttttttttggtctggTAAGCATATATAGTTAGCATATGTGGTTTTATTTTAGTAGGCATTCGGACACACATGTTTgtcaattattttctttatgattGACCGATTCAATTTAAATGGTAATAATAAAGGAAAGTATGCCAGGAAAGAAATTAGGCGTATGAAAATCCATTTCATTTTCAATCTAAAATAAATCGGACTTAATACAATAAAATGATAGAATTATACCATTTTTCTCATCGATAAACACTACTCCACATTTTTATAGTAAGCATAAGAAAAGCACGCGCAAAAGGATGAGTACACGGGAAGCCCAGAGACTTCATTTGGCATTGTGCGGCTTCCTTGGTGCAATCACTAAGCAAGCAAGCTATCttttcctaaaaaaatttaGAGTACCAATATAATTCCcttatataaattaaaattttgaattacgACACTTTGTTTATGGGTAAAATGCTCTATCTTCAACTACATATACTCCATGTACTGGGGAAAAAAATATTAGGTGATACTGAAACATAATCATGTTGTATAATGCCTCTTCATATTATAATATGGGTTGGTAACGAGAGTTTATTAGGTTTAGTATTAAtatcatatattttattttgtgatcTAAACTTCTAGGCATTTTTATTCTTAATGATCCGTAATTAGTATTCCtaaagcagaaagaaaataaaaatatttaatctAATATGCATGTGTTGGTCTCTCATATATATGTCGTGAAGGTAATCAGTTGGTGGATTACTTAGCTAATTATGGAGTTGACCACTATGGTTGCAGCTTATCTCTGTAATTTATCTTAGCTTCCACGTTATAGAGTTTGTTGAGAGAATGAGTAATATTTCTTCATCCATGTTTCACTACATGCGGTGTAAAACTAATGAACACTGAGGGACTTTGGTTCAAAGAAACTCCAGATTTTCTGTTAAATGCTTTACTTGAGGTTTGTAACCACACAAATAATTAGTTGGGTTTTCTTGGCTCGTGTACTTAAGGAGACGAGGGGCCGTTCTATTGGGGGCCTAGCTTCTTCCAATTGCTTTGAGGGGGATAGCAGTCGTAGTCTGAATCCTAATGTGTAATTTGACTTGCCTAATCCCCTATTGCATGAACTAATTTTTCTTCCTTTGGGTTGTGACCATTAACTTGTAAataaaaaggctttgttgttgttgttgttgttgttgttgttgttgtgttgtGGGTTGTGACCTTTAACTTGTAAATAAAAAAGACCTTTAATCCAAAATTTGATCACGTGAAATGAGACTCATATTAGAGAAAAATAGTCATTCTCTACTTGATGACTATTTGTCACAATGCACAACATGTAGATGCATATAATTCAACTGGGCCAGTAATCCATAAACAAATGCTGTTAACGTGCATacaaaagcatatatatatatatatatatatatatatacacatacatacataaacGTATATAGTAAAAGGGTAGGCGATCGGTTCAATTCAAATAGTTGGTGCGCAGCGATATTTGACGTACTAATAATTCAGACTAGCAGATTTCAAAGGCAATCTACTCCAGTCCAGCCTATTCTAGctgatatacatatatatcttTTAGCCAAAACGAGGTAGTCTCATGTCTTTTCCCCTGCAATTTGTAATaatatgaaaattatgaatATATTGCATAATTCAGTTGTTGGTTTATTATTGTAACttgttgtatatatgtatatatattatataaatctTTTACGGTTTCAaagatatctttcaagaaaatcaTATGTTTCCGTTCTATATTTGCCACTGATGATCTGCAGAAGGGGGTGAAGAAAAGCATGAGAGTTGACAAATATTAATATAACActgcatgagagagagagagagagagagagagagagagagagagatgtgtactAGTAATTAGCAGATGCAATGGGCAATGGCAACCCATTCACTGAGCTGTAATGAGATGGGGCGCATGTGGGTAGGACTCAGAACCCTGCCTGCTCCTCATTCTCTCTCTAGAGTAACAGATAAAGAATTATATTACCGCTGAGAAATATTGGAAGGAACCATATACATGCTAACTTAGGATCGATGTGAATGTGATAAGACAAAATTCGATTTGTAACTTGGTCCATGCTATCTTCTCCTCTCCTCTGACTGTCTTTGCTTGCAATTGCCTGCCAACAACTGTCATGTTCTAAACATCCCACTATTAATTTTTATGTATGCCCAAGTTGGAAATTCTAATAATAACTGAGCATATTATCTTTAGTGTTTACACATTGTATTCTATCATCAATCATCATTTTTACTACGCACCAAGTTTGGtaaatatttgatgtataaTGTAGATGATAAAAGGCAAGTAGTGAATTGTCATGATAGTTAAGATATTTCTTTTTAACTCATTGTGTTTaggatttaaatattttttttcctcttaaTATGTAGATTGGTATAGAATACaacttataataaaaaaaatataactcaTGAATAGAAATAATTTTTGAATATATGTACGGTGAAGTACACAATTGCACTATGTTTCTCTACAGTCTATTAAGTGCACATACACAAGTCATATAAGTATTAAGTTTTTAAGCATGTATGTCAATTAGGCTTGTTAGCCAAAATGACTCTTCACTTTAGTTCTTAACAATGAAAATCGATAGGAGTAATttttgagtttgtccaccacaaatcattttggttattccgTGAAAAATCTATTAATATCCTCGTTAAATTATCATGTGAATGACCCATGTGACCACATTTTAAGGGTATGTTTGTTAAACCAACCTCTCCACATCAAGGACATATATTGACAAGTTTTCcacggaatgatcaaaatgattttacggtggacaaactcaaggaccacttctatcgaCTTCTATCGACTTCCATgtcaaggaccaaaatgatgagttatgccaatctcaaatactattttggctaaaaagccataTCAATTAATCGTGAATGACTTGTTAGGAAGTATTATCATAGTGAAATTTTACAATAccatttgttaaaaaattacATTATAATCGTCAAAATTTACTGTTTAGAATTAcgtaataataataaatgttATAAAATGATATTGTTTATTATACCATGTACCAACAATGAATATTACACCATGAAAATTTTAATACAATATAGCTGCAAGTCGCTATTAGTGGACATCGTGTAAGTAcctatttttgttaattatttaCTTTTCAACTCCCTACTTTCACGTTTAATGGTGTTACAACGATTGAACTACAAGAAAGATGAGGTTATAATCCAAGTTTATATAAACATGGTAAGGTTATATAGTTAATAACAAGGGCAAGTCTTCAATAGTCCGAATTACTAGATAATCCGTTTTATATCCATTTgacaaataagtaaaaatagtATTTTCTCAATTCAATTTTGATCGCTCATTTTCTATACTATACTATActattgaagaaaaattgtaATAACATATAATGATATTGTCATTATAGTTAAGTTGTAGACATTATATGTGAACTTGATTACATTGTAAAATAGTAATGGTTTGATTAAAGTGTACCAATACCCTTTCTCATAAGATCACaaatgttttcacaaaatttagaGATCTTAAACGCATCAAATTTTCAGACCCTGCGGCCAGGTTACTACCTATAATGTTATCTAGTTGTGGTACCATATGCAAGTATTTACCAAGAAAAAGTAATTTAGTAGAAAGTGCATACTCTAAAAGTAGTTATGATTAAAACTATGATTAATAGAAATCTTTTAGAAAGACAGTAGTGGTACTGTAAAGATGCTGCTGTGATCACTCTATTCTCTCTAACTGCAATTAAAATTACTACTGCAACTTTACAGTGCGCATGGAATGGTATAATTAAGCAAGCAAAAGGAGGTCAGAGTTAACTTTCCCAGTAAAACaatacaaaaaaacaaacaaaatatttaaataattcaATTGTTTAGGATTCAAAATGCTTCTCTGATCATGCTCCCCATCTGCAAAAATATACTCTTACACCCCCACTAAACTGACCAAAAGCCTTATCTTTTCCGAACCCATTATATACTTCTTTTCAACTGTTAAAATTGATATTTTAATAAGTTCTCTCTTTTCCTCATATTCTACATGCTCAAGTACTATtaccaatatttttttatatatttaaaaattggaGCTACCCTTTGTTTCCTTGGCCTTTATTTAAAAACTCCCTATCTACATAAGCATGCCACAACCAACTAACAAAACACTATCAATATATGTATAGGTGCTCCATGGCTGTTCATTAAGGTAGGGAAAAGCTTTCATCCTCAACATTTAATTTCCCAATATATTTATCTCATCTTTCTTTGCTCTCATgtatttctttctttatttgatTACGTACTTgtcttttaaatttaaatatgtttCATGTATGAATTTAATTTTGAGCTGCTTCTTCTTTGAGTTTCTCTCTGTGATTGTCCCTATGTGTGGCACAGTTTAAAGTTGCCAAAACTGACCTAAGATATGGTTGTTTTGTTCCCTTGGCAATCACAATTTTGATGATACAGCTGAAATTAAAGATGGCATGCAGTTTTTAAAAGTGACAAAATTGCTAACAAAATACAAAGCTGAAGCTGAGGTTTGATTTTGGCTCTGTTGAGAAAGAAAGCATTGAAGTCACTAAAGCAACTCATTTCTTGGTCTTTTTTGGCTCCTCCCTTGATATTCTAATATCGGTTGGCAGCTGGATCTGGTACTGGTATGTCATCATGAAATTTCCTTTGGTATTACATGGATAGATTAGAAACATTAAAATCTGGCACATTTAACTAAGAGAGTTGTTATTGACATTCTAAAAATGTCATTATGagaaaaacacaagaaaaaatTTGTATAAGAAAGTAGTTTTGAACGACGTTTTTGGAATGCCAATAACATATCCTTAAGAGATGAAATATAGAAATATGTATATTATATACATGCATCAATATGTTAGTTCATTATGTCATATGGGCATTGTTTCAAGTATTATTACATCATATTTGTACCCTTTCTGAACAGAAATCTACAAAACAACTTAATGTAGGTTTGCAATCAATGGACGGTTTGGATTGGGACGGCTCACACATCACAAATACATCAACCTTATTATGGAGCAATCATCAAGTACATGATCTTGAAGAAAGCTTGTTGTTGTCCAATTCAAGTTCCAGTGCCTTCATTCCAATCCAAGAGCTTCCGAAGGTCCAAACATCTCATGTGATTATGAATTCAAATACTGAAAGACCAAGCAATATTGGCACATATCAAATTGCTCATCAGAAAAATCGTTGTGGTTTGGATTCAGTGCATGATATGCCAACTTTGAGAGCTGATGAATTGTGTCAATCCCCTTTGAATATCAGCAGGCCTTATAATTTGATGAGTTCACTGAGCACTAGTACTTTCATGGCTGCTGATCATTATGGCATTATTGGGAAACATGTACAACCACAAGCCAATTTTCATGGCTTACAAGATCAACATGTCAAGGCTAAGCCAGCAACGACTTGCTCTGTTGAGTCCTTGGATTGCTTGCTCTCAGGCACTAATAGCAACACCGACACATCTGTAGAAGACGACGATGGTATTTCTATGCTTTTTTCGGATTGCAGAAGAAACTTGTGGAACTTTGGAGCAGGCAATAATAGTGCAATCTCGTCTGGAGATTCTGAGAACAACGAAACTGTAGTCTCTCAAAGCTCATCAGATTTATATGTCCAAATCCAAGGTAAGCCAAAT
This window harbors:
- the LOC126583160 gene encoding transcription factor bHLH87-like: MDGLDWDGSHITNTSTLLWSNHQVHDLEESLLLSNSSSSAFIPIQELPKVQTSHVIMNSNTERPSNIGTYQIAHQKNRCGLDSVHDMPTLRADELCQSPLNISRPYNLMSSLSTSTFMAADHYGIIGKHVQPQANFHGLQDQHVKAKPATTCSVESLDCLLSGTNSNTDTSVEDDDGISMLFSDCRRNLWNFGAGNNSAISSGDSENNETVVSQSSSDLYVQIQGKPNSTKRSHDQSEPKLHEANYSHFGLLQTDYSSTSEGGFRLISENPPKPKKLRSDNKRPSSSNISFRQPSSSVPTLSIEEPDPEAIAQMKEMIYRAAAFRPVNLGLEMVERPKRKNVKISSDPQTAAARQRRERISERIRVLQRLVPGGSKMDTASMLDEAANYLKFLRSQVKALENLGQKIESMSNFNIPPTSFAFSFNPSFPMQTHNHNPLQNPYHIDQPHS